The DNA sequence AAATCACTTCATAATGTTAAAAAAATGTAATGAAGTGAGATTTCAAGTGTAAATCTCCTCACGAAATCCCACTAATTCCATACTCAGATTAAAATCTTTTTACAAAAATCCAATCAAAAAATTGAATTATTGGACGGACTCTTTCTATGAATTTTTCCACCAATTCTGGAGGCACAGTGTTGCTGATTAGCAAGTCATTTTTATGCGCAATAATGCAATAATTTATAAAGTCTTCAAAACAAAGTATATCTGTAGGTTTGTGTTTATTTGTTCTCATATTATATAATATAAACCTACAACCTTATAAAACTTATTAAAACAAATAATTTTAACAATAAAAATCTAAATAGGTCCCTATAATTTAATAGCCTGATATTCATATAACTGGGAGTAAAATACTAATTTTAATAAATGCTTTAATTATTTTAAAACTTTAACCAAGAATATAACAATTGTTATACTATTATGCGTTTTAATTAAAGCAACACTACCATTTAATTGAAATTTGATTGAAGTAATTTATCCCAATTCAAAAATAAAAATAGTTCTATTATTTAAATTTAAATTGAAAAATAATTAAAGAGTTATTGATAAAATAAAATAAAATTAATCAGTTGAATTTTTTACAATAACTTTTTCCCAATTCTTTTTTATAAATAGATTCTTCTTATTCCATTGATTTTATCAAAGTCTGAATCAAATGATACAACAACAGAAACATTATTATCCATCATTGTTTTTAAAATTGTACAGTCAGAATAGTTAACACTAAGATTATAATATTTAAATAAGTTAAAACTTTCATTATAATCTTCACTGGTAAGAAAAACCACTTTATCCAAGCTTAGTAAAGTATCCAATATTTCATCCAATTCTATTCTATGGTTGTTCTTTTTTAGGCTATTGAGTACTTCCACCAGTACAGTGTTATTTATTAGTTTTCTTTCTTTGTCT is a window from the Methanobrevibacter sp. genome containing:
- a CDS encoding type II toxin-antitoxin system VapC family toxin, encoding MIFLDSTYLIGLMIDNDDYHEQAHQLRPIIDKERKLINNTVLVEVLNSLKKNNHRIELDEILDTLLSLDKVVFLTSEDYNESFNLFKYYNLSVNYSDCTILKTMMDNNVSVVVSFDSDFDKINGIRRIYL